The following proteins are encoded in a genomic region of Herminiimonas arsenicoxydans:
- a CDS encoding putative peptidyl-prolyl cis-trans isomerase D, ppiD-like (Evidence 3 : Function proposed based on presence of conserved amino acid motif, structural feature or limited homology; Product type pe : putative enzyme): MFEFIRTHRRLMQFLLLLIILPSFAFVGLESYTSMGDASNTVAKVADQTITQPEWDAAQREQMSRFRQMFGDQFDAKMFDTPEAKQEILNNLIAQRVLTAEAKRNKLAVTDQALQQTIVNMGGLTTADGKFDVERYKAILAAQGMTPTMYEARLRQELTSQQVNAAIQNTAFAPDSLAKRLSELGEQEREVQQLAFKTSDYAGQVKVTDDMLKSYYEKSNQFNVPEQVKAEYVVLTADALAAQINVSDADIKSYYEQNAKHYGVEEQRRASHILIGVNKDASDAEKAAAKAKAEQLLATLHKNPQEFAKLAKENSSDTGSAERGGDLGFFGKGMMVKPFEEAAFKLKQGELSDLVQSDYGFHIIKLTAIKPASIKTLDEVKNEIASDIRKQLVAKKYTETADVFSNTVYEQADSLKAVADKLKLKIETTGDLSRQPNPAVAPTAPYNNQKFLTALFSDESLKNKRNTEAVEVAPNTLIAGRVTEYKPAAKRPFDEVKAMVHERVVQEEAAALAKKAGEAKLAALQAKDDASGFSATQIVSRAKSQGLNPAVFLAVMKADTSKLPAYVGVDLPQGFGVLRIVRVTQPANVDSAKRQAEHQQITAALAQQETFAYIEALKQKAKVKILRPVAKSEAAE, translated from the coding sequence ATGTTTGAATTTATCCGTACTCACCGCCGTCTGATGCAGTTTTTGCTGCTGTTGATTATCTTGCCGTCCTTCGCTTTCGTCGGACTGGAAAGCTATACCAGCATGGGTGATGCCTCGAATACTGTTGCAAAAGTCGCTGATCAGACAATTACACAGCCGGAATGGGATGCGGCGCAACGCGAACAGATGAGTCGCTTCCGTCAGATGTTCGGCGATCAGTTCGACGCCAAGATGTTCGATACGCCTGAAGCCAAACAGGAAATCCTGAACAACCTGATTGCACAGCGCGTCCTGACAGCAGAGGCAAAACGCAACAAGCTTGCCGTAACCGATCAGGCCTTGCAGCAGACCATAGTCAATATGGGCGGTTTGACGACCGCCGACGGTAAATTCGATGTCGAACGTTACAAGGCGATTCTTGCTGCGCAAGGCATGACGCCCACCATGTATGAAGCTCGCTTGCGTCAGGAACTGACCTCGCAGCAAGTGAATGCCGCCATCCAGAACACAGCATTTGCGCCGGATTCGCTGGCCAAACGCCTGTCCGAACTGGGCGAGCAGGAACGCGAAGTGCAGCAACTCGCATTCAAAACATCCGATTATGCAGGACAGGTCAAAGTAACTGACGACATGCTCAAATCGTACTATGAGAAGAGCAATCAGTTTAATGTACCGGAACAGGTGAAAGCCGAATATGTCGTATTGACGGCAGATGCATTGGCTGCACAGATCAATGTCAGCGATGCGGATATCAAATCGTATTACGAGCAGAATGCAAAGCACTATGGCGTGGAAGAACAACGTCGTGCCAGCCATATTCTGATCGGCGTCAACAAGGATGCGTCCGACGCCGAGAAGGCCGCTGCAAAAGCGAAAGCAGAGCAATTGCTGGCAACGCTGCACAAGAATCCACAAGAGTTTGCCAAGCTTGCCAAGGAAAATTCCAGCGATACGGGTTCGGCCGAACGTGGCGGCGATCTGGGTTTTTTCGGCAAGGGCATGATGGTCAAGCCTTTTGAAGAGGCAGCCTTCAAGCTCAAGCAAGGCGAATTGAGTGATCTGGTGCAATCCGATTACGGCTTCCACATTATCAAGCTTACCGCTATCAAACCGGCTTCGATCAAAACACTGGATGAAGTCAAAAACGAAATCGCAAGCGACATCAGAAAACAATTGGTGGCGAAAAAATACACCGAGACGGCAGACGTCTTCAGCAACACGGTGTACGAACAGGCAGATAGTTTGAAAGCGGTTGCCGATAAACTGAAATTGAAAATTGAAACGACCGGCGATCTGTCGCGGCAGCCGAATCCTGCTGTCGCGCCAACGGCACCATACAATAATCAAAAATTCCTGACCGCCTTGTTTTCAGATGAATCGCTGAAGAACAAGCGCAATACGGAAGCGGTGGAAGTTGCACCGAATACGCTGATTGCAGGCCGTGTAACGGAATACAAGCCTGCAGCCAAACGTCCTTTCGATGAAGTGAAGGCGATGGTGCATGAGCGTGTCGTACAGGAAGAAGCTGCTGCACTCGCCAAAAAAGCCGGTGAAGCGAAGCTGGCGGCATTGCAGGCAAAAGACGATGCGAGCGGTTTTTCTGCCACGCAAATCGTTTCACGCGCCAAGAGCCAGGGTCTGAATCCTGCCGTATTCCTGGCAGTAATGAAGGCTGATACCAGCAAGCTGCCAGCTTATGTAGGCGTTGATTTGCCGCAGGGTTTTGGCGTGTTGCGGATAGTGCGTGTGACGCAACCGGCCAATGTCGATAGTGCCAAGCGTCAGGCTGAACATCAGCAGATCACGGCAGCGCTGGCGCAGCAGGAAACGTTTGCCTATATCGAAGCCTTGAAGCAAAAGGCCAAGGTGAAAATCCTGCGACCTGTTGCCAAGTCAGAGGCAGCTGAATAA
- the tesA gene encoding Acyl-CoA thioesterase I precursor (Protease I) (Lysophospholipase L1) (Lecithinase B) (Evidence 2a : Function of homologous gene experimentally demonstrated in an other organism; PubMedId : 91270121, 91324311, 93163029, 93252782, 94179121, 99353977, 1864840; Product type e : enzyme), whose amino-acid sequence MGNILKTALKTTLQTVTLVVFTSFATSAYSASKTILVLGDSLSAEYGLARGEGWVNLLQKKLATEKISASIVNASISGETTSGGKARLPSLLIKHQPAIVVIELGANDALRGLSLAATQENLRAMIKSAKAAKAKILLIGMQIPPNYGSDYTKQFSALFPKLAQETKSSLVPFMLQGVAEKPELFQADRIHPSAEAHPRILDNIWPQLKPLLIGGK is encoded by the coding sequence GTGGGAAATATATTAAAAACGGCATTAAAAACGACATTACAAACAGTGACACTGGTTGTTTTTACGTCATTCGCAACGAGCGCTTATTCTGCATCAAAAACCATCCTCGTGCTCGGCGACAGCCTGTCGGCAGAATATGGCCTGGCACGTGGCGAAGGCTGGGTCAATCTGCTGCAGAAAAAACTGGCCACGGAAAAAATCTCTGCTTCCATTGTCAATGCCAGCATCAGCGGCGAAACCACCAGCGGCGGCAAAGCGAGATTGCCGTCCCTGCTGATCAAACATCAACCGGCAATCGTCGTGATAGAGTTGGGTGCAAACGATGCACTACGCGGCTTGTCGCTCGCGGCGACGCAGGAAAATCTGCGCGCCATGATTAAAAGCGCCAAGGCGGCCAAGGCAAAAATCCTGTTGATCGGCATGCAGATACCACCCAACTATGGCAGCGATTACACCAAACAGTTCTCTGCCCTATTTCCCAAACTGGCACAGGAAACCAAATCTTCTCTGGTTCCATTCATGCTGCAGGGCGTGGCCGAAAAACCTGAACTGTTCCAGGCCGATCGCATTCATCCCAGCGCCGAAGCGCACCCGAGAATACTCGACAATATCTGGCCGCAACTCAAACCGTTGCTGATCGGCGGAAAATAA
- the hupB gene encoding DNA-binding protein HU-beta (NS1) (HU-1) (Evidence 2a : Function of homologous gene experimentally demonstrated in an other organism; PubMedId : 21150454, 21175605, 91210175, 92380498, 93013008, 9367749, 9683467, 9733; Product type r : regulator), whose protein sequence is MNKTELIDHIAGSADISKAAATRALDAVIVAVKTTLKKNGTVTLVGFGTFSVGKRAARTGRNPRTGEAIKIKAAKVPKFKPGKALKDAVN, encoded by the coding sequence GTGAATAAAACAGAATTGATTGACCACATTGCTGGTTCCGCCGATATTTCCAAAGCTGCTGCAACGCGCGCGCTTGACGCGGTCATCGTCGCAGTCAAAACCACATTGAAGAAAAATGGCACTGTTACCCTGGTTGGTTTCGGTACATTCTCTGTAGGCAAACGTGCAGCACGTACAGGCCGTAATCCACGTACCGGCGAAGCAATCAAAATCAAGGCTGCCAAAGTACCTAAATTCAAACCAGGTAAAGCTCTGAAAGACGCAGTTAATTAA
- a CDS encoding putative ATP-binding ABC transporter protein (Evidence 3 : Function proposed based on presence of conserved amino acid motif, structural feature or limited homology; Product type pt : putative transporter) — MSESSTVYPAIEAINLTKRVADATGELTILQAVDFTVQAGDTLAIVGASGSGKSTLLGLLAGLDTPSDGTVKLDGIDIFALDEDGRAGLRKEKIGVVFQSFQLLGHLNAVENVMLPLELRNDGKAREKAEAMLARVGLSSRLKHYPKYLSGGEQQRVALARAFVSEPPLLFADEPTGSLDAATGESVIQLMFELNQERKSTLVLVTHDPSIAALCKRTITIAAGRLV, encoded by the coding sequence ATGTCTGAATCCTCTACTGTGTATCCTGCAATTGAAGCAATCAATCTGACTAAACGCGTAGCCGATGCAACTGGTGAACTGACCATTCTGCAAGCGGTTGATTTTACCGTGCAAGCGGGCGACACGCTGGCGATCGTCGGCGCATCCGGTTCGGGCAAATCAACCTTGCTTGGTTTGCTGGCAGGGCTGGATACGCCCTCGGACGGAACGGTCAAGCTGGACGGTATTGATATCTTTGCGCTGGATGAAGACGGACGTGCCGGCTTGCGGAAAGAGAAAATCGGTGTTGTGTTTCAGTCGTTTCAATTGCTGGGGCATTTGAATGCGGTCGAAAATGTCATGTTGCCACTCGAATTGCGCAACGATGGCAAGGCGAGGGAAAAGGCCGAGGCGATGCTGGCGCGCGTGGGCTTGTCGAGTCGGCTCAAGCATTATCCGAAATACCTGTCAGGTGGTGAGCAGCAGCGTGTAGCGCTGGCGCGCGCCTTCGTCAGCGAGCCGCCCTTGCTGTTTGCCGATGAGCCTACCGGCAGTCTGGATGCAGCGACCGGCGAATCAGTGATTCAGTTGATGTTCGAATTGAATCAAGAACGCAAATCGACTTTGGTATTGGTCACACACGATCCATCAATTGCTGCGCTTTGCAAGCGAACCATCACGATTGCGGCAGGCCGCCTGGTCTGA